The Persephonella hydrogeniphila region ATTGAGATTGCAGCTATCCTTTCTGCATCTGTCCAAAAATGGGAAGATTTTACAATCATAATGATTCTCCTTTTTGTTAATGCCGGAGTTGATTTCTGGCAGGAGCACAAAGCCCTTTCTGCTCTAAAAGTTTTAAAAGAAAAACTTGCAAAAAAAACAGTTGTTTTGAGGAATGGTGTATGGGAAGAGATTGATGCAAGGTATATTGTTCCCGGGGATGTTATAAAGCTGAAAATCGGTGATATTATCCCTGCCGATGTTAAACTCATTCAGGGAGATTTTATACTTGTTGATCAATCAGCGCTTACAGGAGAATCTTTACCTGTGACTAAAAAAGCCGGTGATGTCGCTTACGCCAACTCTATTATAAAACAGGGAGAGATGATTGCCGTTGTTGTTGCAACAGGCCTTGATACCTATTTTGGTAAAACAGTTAAACTTGTTGCAAAGGCAGAAAAAGAAGAGCGTTCCCATTTTCAGGAAATGGTTATCAAAGTCGGAAACTTTCTTATTGTTCTAACTCTCATCATTGTTGCACTGATGATACTCTTTGAGCTAAATAGAGGGGCAGACTGGAAAGAACTCCTAAGATTCTCACTTGTTTTAACAGTTGCTGCTATCCCTGTTGCATTACCAGCTGTTCTGACAGTTACAATGGCTATAGGTGCTTTATACCTTGCAAAAAGACAGGTTATTGTCAGCAGACTTGCATCTATTGAAGAACTTGCCGGTGTAGATGTTCTCTGTTCAGATAAAACAGGAACACTTACTAAAAATCAGATGACTGTTTCAGTTCCTTTTACAGTTGATGGGTATAAAACAGAAGATTTAATGTTTTATGCGGCTCTTGCCTCTAAAGAGGAGAATAGAGACCCTATAGAAATTCCTATTTTTGACTGGTTAAAAGAGCACAAATTTTATGAAAAAATTAAAGAATGTAAACAGGAAAAGTTTATTCCTTTTGATCCCGTAAGAAAAAGGACTGAAGCAGTTGTCAGTTGCAATAATGAAAAATTAGTTGTAACAAAAGGTGCACCACAGGTAATAATAGAACTTTGTGATGAAACTGAGTTTTCAAAAGAAGTGGCATACCAGAGGGTAGAAGAATTTGCCGAAAAAGGATTTAGAACACTTGGAGTGGCACATAAAAAACCTGATGAAGAAAAATTCCACTTTGTTGGTCTAATCCCGTTATTTGACCCTCCCCGTGAAGACTCAAAACCTGCTATCCAGGAGGCTAAAAGATACGGTGTAGAAGTTAAAATGGTAACAGGTGACAATATCGCTGTTGCCAAATATATTGCAAAACTGCTTGGAATTGGAGATAAAATCTACAGTGCAAGGGAGCTGAGAGGAGAAACATACGAAGAGTATGTTGTTTTAGCAAAAGTTTTAACAAAAGCATTTCTCAGAGTTGAAGAGGGATTATCAGAAGAAGAAGCAGAAAAGAAAGCCCAAAAAATAGCAAAACTTGTAGAAAAAGAGCTTGAAGGAATAAAACTCCCTGCAGGGACAATTAAAAGACACGAATCAGAGATTATCAAAATTATTGAAGAGGCGAACGGATTTGCAGAAGTATTCCCTGAAGACAAATACTTCATTGTTGACAAACTTCAGAAAGCAGATCATATCGTTGGAATGACTGGAGATGGCGTTAATGACGCTCCTGCTCTCAGGAAAGCAGACTGTGGCATAGCCGTCTCAAATGCAACAGATGCTGCAAGAGCAGCTGCAGCTCTCGTTCTTCTCGCACCGGGTCTAATGGTTATAGTAAAGGCTATTGAAATTGCCCGCCAGATATTCGGAAGAATGGAAGCTTATACAATCTATAGAATAGCCGAAACAATCAGGGTTGTTTTCTTTATGGCACTTTCAATTATGATATTCCAGTTTTATCCTGTTACTGCACTGATGATTATTCTTTTAGCTCTACTAAACGATATTCCTATCCTGTCCATAGCATACGATAATGCGAAGATATCTCCAAAACCTGTCCGATGGGATATGTACGAAATGAATATAATGGCTTTCTGGCTTGGAGTTGCAGGTGTTATTTCTTCCTTTACTCTGTTCTTCCTCCTTGTTGAATACTGGAAATTACCTGAGGATTTAATTCAGTCTATCATATTTACAAAACTTGTTGTTGCTGGACACGGAACCATATATAACACCCGTGTAAAAGACTGGTTCTGGAAAAAACCATGGCCTTCTCCTATTCTTTTTGTAGCAACCTTTGGAACTAGAATAATTGGGACAATAATCGCTGTTTACGGATTTGGACTTATTACTCCTGTTGGATGGGGGTGGGCATTATTTATATGGGGTTATGCAATGGTATGGTTCCTGTTCAACGATGTTGTGAAAATGGCAATTCTTAAAATGTACTGGGCTAAAAAATTCTTCTTTGCTCCAGGACATTTTACATGGCTAAAAAAAGAGATGGGAGAAAAGGTAAAACAGGGATAGAAGTTGAAAAATTCAGAAAAATTAAAAGAAAAGATAAAAAAATTAGGACCCGGAATAATAACCGGTGGGGCAGGTGATGACCCTGCCGGCATTCTTACCTATACAATAGTTGGAGCAACAACAGGCTTTTCACAGCTGTGGCTTATGCTCCTTTCAACCCCAATGATGATAGCTGTTCAGGACACAGCTGCAAAACTTGCCCTTATAACAGGAAAAAGTCTTCCTGAAATATTGAATATGTATTACTCAAAGAAACTCACATATCTCATCGTCTTGAGTCTTGCCACTGCAAACATACTTACAATAGGAGCAGACTTAAACGCAATAGCCACTATTTTTGAAATAACAACAGGAATAAAATCTATATACTTTTTAATTCCTGTTACCTTTTTAATAGCTTACCTTGTGATGTTTAAAGCTTATAAAACAGTTAAAAAAGTTCTGATTGGGCTTACATCCTTACTCGCTGTTTATATTATTTCTGCTATTTTAGCTAAACCTGATCTGAAACAGATTATAATAGACACCTTTATTCCCCACATACAGCCTGATCTTGCATTTGTCCTTGCTGCCCTTGGACTTCTTGGAACAACTATCTCTCCCTATATGATTTTCTGGCAGGCATCTGAAGAAAAAGAAGAACATGCAACGGTATCTCAAGCCAGAGTAATGACAATAGATACAGCTGCAGGGATGATTTACTCAAATGTTATTGCTTACGCAATTATTGTGTCTTCTGCCGTAATGCTTTTTGGGCATAAAGAAATTCAGACAATAGCAGATGCAGCACTTGCTTTAAAGCCTGTCGCTGGAGAATATGCTTTTCTACTGTTTAGTATAGGTGTTATAGTAGCTGGTTTTTTA contains the following coding sequences:
- a CDS encoding plasma-membrane proton-efflux P-type ATPase, whose translation is MASVDEFKNKPIDEVLKELQTDIQKGLSEDEVKERLKKYGLNEIPEKEEPIWHRIFRRFWGPIPWMIEIAAILSASVQKWEDFTIIMILLFVNAGVDFWQEHKALSALKVLKEKLAKKTVVLRNGVWEEIDARYIVPGDVIKLKIGDIIPADVKLIQGDFILVDQSALTGESLPVTKKAGDVAYANSIIKQGEMIAVVVATGLDTYFGKTVKLVAKAEKEERSHFQEMVIKVGNFLIVLTLIIVALMILFELNRGADWKELLRFSLVLTVAAIPVALPAVLTVTMAIGALYLAKRQVIVSRLASIEELAGVDVLCSDKTGTLTKNQMTVSVPFTVDGYKTEDLMFYAALASKEENRDPIEIPIFDWLKEHKFYEKIKECKQEKFIPFDPVRKRTEAVVSCNNEKLVVTKGAPQVIIELCDETEFSKEVAYQRVEEFAEKGFRTLGVAHKKPDEEKFHFVGLIPLFDPPREDSKPAIQEAKRYGVEVKMVTGDNIAVAKYIAKLLGIGDKIYSARELRGETYEEYVVLAKVLTKAFLRVEEGLSEEEAEKKAQKIAKLVEKELEGIKLPAGTIKRHESEIIKIIEEANGFAEVFPEDKYFIVDKLQKADHIVGMTGDGVNDAPALRKADCGIAVSNATDAARAAAALVLLAPGLMVIVKAIEIARQIFGRMEAYTIYRIAETIRVVFFMALSIMIFQFYPVTALMIILLALLNDIPILSIAYDNAKISPKPVRWDMYEMNIMAFWLGVAGVISSFTLFFLLVEYWKLPEDLIQSIIFTKLVVAGHGTIYNTRVKDWFWKKPWPSPILFVATFGTRIIGTIIAVYGFGLITPVGWGWALFIWGYAMVWFLFNDVVKMAILKMYWAKKFFFAPGHFTWLKKEMGEKVKQG
- a CDS encoding Nramp family divalent metal transporter, producing the protein MKNSEKLKEKIKKLGPGIITGGAGDDPAGILTYTIVGATTGFSQLWLMLLSTPMMIAVQDTAAKLALITGKSLPEILNMYYSKKLTYLIVLSLATANILTIGADLNAIATIFEITTGIKSIYFLIPVTFLIAYLVMFKAYKTVKKVLIGLTSLLAVYIISAILAKPDLKQIIIDTFIPHIQPDLAFVLAALGLLGTTISPYMIFWQASEEKEEHATVSQARVMTIDTAAGMIYSNVIAYAIIVSSAVMLFGHKEIQTIADAALALKPVAGEYAFLLFSIGVIVAGFLAIPVLAGSSAYAVADTFGWREGMDYKVSDAKGFYLIFLGSLLVGDLIDLFNISAVDALYYSQIFDGILLPVLSGLLFVLGNNKKILGQHINKKFNKIFLGVTFFTSISATIYMFYSLIL